In a genomic window of Zingiber officinale cultivar Zhangliang chromosome 9B, Zo_v1.1, whole genome shotgun sequence:
- the LOC122022755 gene encoding malate dehydrogenase, chloroplastic-like, with the protein MASTAITTLSGGLVSVQASLQSRSKTLGLNLSCSKSVSAIRGLKVASNVQIDSSFLGKASNSSLWASVVSKPEEKQVFSSQLQPQASFKVAVLGAAGGIGQPLGLLIKMSPLVSALHLYDIANVKGVAADLSHCNTPSQVLDFTGPSELANCLKGADVVVIPAGVPRKPGMTRDDLFNINAGIVKTLVEAVADNCPDAFIHIISNPVNSTIPIAAELLKQKGVYNPKKLFGVTTLDVVRANTFIAQKKELKLIDVDVPVIGGHAGITILPLLSKTRPMVTFSNEEVKELTVRIQNAGTEVVEAKAGAGSATLSMAYAAARFVESSLRALDGDRDVYECSFVQSELTELPFFASRVKLGQKGIEAFVSADLEGLSEYESKALEALKPELKASIEKGVAFVHKTAATAAST; encoded by the coding sequence ATGGCATCCACAGCAATTACAACACTGTCTGGTGGATTAGTTAGTGTTCAGGCTAGCTTGCAATCAAGATCTAAAACTCTTGGCTTGAATTTGAGTTGCTCAAAGTCTGTCAGTGCTATCAGAGGTCTGAAGGTTGCATCAAATGTTCAAATTGATTCATCCTTTTTGGGCAAGGCTAGCAATTCATCTCTCTGGGCATCAGTTGTTTCCAAACCCGAAGAAAAGCAGGTTTTCTCAAGTCAACTGCAGCCGCAAGCGTCTTTCAAGGTGGCTGTCCTTGGGGCTGCTGGTGGGATTGGCCAACCTCTAGGACTTTTGATTAAGATGTCTCCTTTGGTCTCGGCACTGCATCTCTATGATATTGCAAATGTTAAAGGAGTTGCTGCTGATCTCAGCCATTGCAATACTCCCTCTCAAGTTTTGGATTTCACTGGGCCTTCAGAATTGGCTAATTGTCTGAAAGGTGCAGATGTGGTGGTGATCCCTGCTGGAGTTCCGAGGAAGCCAGGCATGACTCGTGATGACTTATTCAATATCAATGCTGGGATTGTGAAGACACTGGTTGAGGCTGTTGCAGACAATTGCCCTGATGCTTTCATCCACATTATTAGCAACCCAGTGAACTCAACAATTCCAATAGCTGCTGAGCTGCTCAAGCAAAAGGGTGTCTACAATCCTAAGAAGCTTTTTGGTGTCACTACCCTTGATGTTGTTAGAGCCAACACTTTTATTGCTCAAAAGAAGGAACTAAAGCTTATCGATGTGGATGTGCCAGTCATTGGAGGCCATGCTGGCATTACCATCTTACCGTTGCTATCAAAGACGAGGCCAATGGTGACATTCAGCAATGAAGAAGTCAAAGAACTGACTGTCAGAATACAGAATGCTGGGACAGAGGTTGTTGAGGCAAAAGCTGGCGCTGGATCTGCAACCTTATCAATGGCCTATGCTGCTGCACGATTTGTAGAATCTTCCCTTCGAGCGCTTGACGGAGATAGGGATGTCTATGAGTGCAGTTTTGTTCAGTCTGAGCTAACTGAGCTGCCTTTCTTTGCTTCAAGAGTTAAGCTCGGCCAGAAAGGTATAGAAGCCTTTGTATCAGCTGATCTTGAGGGCCTGAGCGAGTACGAGTCCAAGGCACTTGAAGCACTGAAACCTGAGTTGAAAGCTAGCATTGAGAAAGGCGTGGCATTTGTTCACAAGACAGCAGCCACTGCTGCATCTACTTGA
- the LOC122024462 gene encoding probable serine/threonine-protein kinase At1g54610: protein MGCVQAKGSSNASPSQADLHALKRDNGYLPGSHAVTKYQPLPDRIAADGGGKASTGDEEGSEGVGVQSHKASLPLSQPVRPSSVDGGEDELIGGWPKWLVANVSPEILVGFVPKSADCYEKLDKIGQGTYSNVYKARDRDTGKIVALKKVRFDTSESESVKFMAREIMMLQKLDHPNVIKLEGLATSRMHYSLYLVFDFMQCDLSRIISRSDIRLTEPQIKCYMKQLLSGLQHCHERGILHRDIKGSNLLIDRNGILKIADFGLANFYDPNIKVALTSRVVTLWYRAPELLLGTTDYGVGIDLWSAGCLLAEMFVGKPIIAGRNEIEQLQKIFMLCGSPSDDFWKKLKLTSNFQPPPPHKSTIFETFKDLPSSALSLLIVLLALEPSNRGTAVSALQSIYFTTSPSACDLSGLPLIYKESNESVQSRERRKNKASRVVQQSRKHKDTERKLDTTKMKRYSGSSNEEKPVDLSNNSQEPSSSTGSTSSSTKPQKSPPALVASLSLITDPIEEESCRTEGGDLAYEVTDDYEKASMRQCRLIKRSASPSEMSRHYGRHTSKVSPD from the exons ATGGGGTGCGTCCAAGCCAAGGGTTCCTCCAACGCCTCGCCCTCGCAGGCCGACCTCCACGCCTTGAAGCGCGACAACGGGTACCTCCCCGGCAGCCACGCCGTCACGAAATACCAACCCCTCCCTGACCGTATTGCTGCGGACGGAGGAGGAAAAGCTTCGACGGGGGATGAAGAAGGAAGCGAGGGTGTCGGAGTGCAGTCCCACAAAGCCTCTCTTCCGCTGTCGCAACCCGTGAGGCCATCCTCCGTCGACGGGGGAGAGGATGAATTGATAGGCGGATGGCCTAAGTGGCTCGTCGCCAATGTTTCGCCGGAGATTCTAGTTGGTTTTGTCCCGAAGAGCGCTGACTGTTACGAGAAGCTCGACAAG ATAGGCCAAGGGACTTATAGCAATGTATATAAGGCCCGAGATCGTGACACTGGAAAGATTGTTGCTCTGAAGAAGGTTCGCTTTGACACATCCGAATCAGAGAGCGTGAAATTCATGGCCAGAGAAATTATGATGCTGCAAAAGCTCGACCATCCCAATGTTATCAAACTAGAAGGCCTTGCTACTTCGAGAATGCATTATAGCCTATACCTTGTCTTTGATTTCATGCAGTGTGACTTGTCAAGGATTATTTCACGCTCGGATATAAGGCTCACTGAACCACAG ATAAAGTGTTATATGAAGCAACTTCTCTCTGGTCTACAGCACTGCCATGAGAGAGGAATCTTACATAGAGATATTAAGGGTTCCAATTTACTGATAGACAGGAATGGGATTCTGAAAATTGCTGACTTTGGCCTAGCAAACTTTTACGACCCTAACATAAAAGTTGCACTTACAAGTAGGGTTGTGACACTGTGGTACAGAGCACCTGAATTACTACTGGGTACCACTGACTATGGAGTCGGCATTGATCTTTGGAGTGCTGGATGCCTTCTTGCTGAGATGTTTGTTGGAAAACCAATTATAGCTGGCAGAAATGAG ATTGAACAGCTCCAGAAAATATTTATGCTTTGTGGATCACCATCAGATGATTTCTGGAAAAAACTGAAGTTGACTAGTAACTTCCAACCGCCTCCGCCGCACAAATCAACTATATTTGAAACATTTAAAGATCTTCCTTCATCTGCCTTGAGTTTATTGATTGTGCTGCTCGCACTAGAGCCTTCAAATCGGGGCACTGCAGTATCTGCTTTGCAAAGCATT TATTTCACTACAAGTCCTTCGGCGTGTGACCTTTCTGGCCTCCCtctaatttataaagaatcaaaTGAATCAGTTCAGTCACGTGAAAGGCGAAA GAATAAAGCATCAAGGGTGGTTCAACAGTCTCGAAAACATAAAGACACTGAAAGGAAATTGGATACTACAAAAATGAAAAGATATTCCGGATCCTCCAACGAG GAGAAGCCAGTAGATCTAAGCAACAATAGCCAAGAGCCGAGTAGCAGCACTGGAAGCACTTCCTCCAGTACAAAGCCTCAGAAGTCGCCTCCAGCCCTCGTCGCATCACTCTCACTGATCACTGACCCAATCGAAGAAGAATCATGTCGAACAGAAGGTGGTGATCTAGCGTATGAAGTTACTGATGATTACGAGAAAGCAAGCATGCGCCAGTGTAGATTGATTAAGAGATCAGCTTCGCCCTCGGAAATGAGCAGGCATTATGGAAGGCATACGTCGAAAGTTTCTCCAGACTAA
- the LOC122022754 gene encoding pentatricopeptide repeat-containing protein OGR1, mitochondrial-like — protein MTGAPAEALLEELIRRCATFPHVKQLHAHLLATGLFRRSPRLRVAFLELCSLSPFGDLTHALAAFRSASHTTTNDWNTIIRGIASGPDPASSFVLFSHMLSISPPRPDALTLSFTARAAARSSAGPAALQLHALALRLGLAADVRLLTTLLDAYAKCSLPDAALQLFDEMPLRDVAAWNALLAGLALGPHPHTALALFRRMISSSLPDRESPNEVTIIAAASACAQLGTAQDADAVHEFARQRGLDADIRVRNVLVDTYAKCGALDRALDVFRSTPRKTLVSWNTALMALAMHGHGARALRLFEAEMLPSSGVVPDAITYLAVLCGCVHAGLVDDGLRVFHSMRGVRPTAKHYGAVVDLLGRAGRLAEARALVDAMPFAPDAVLWQTLLGAARTHGDVVLAEHAADALAARGSRTCGEYVLLSNVYAVKARWGDVGRVRDAMQGDDVRKVPGFSYTEVGGELHRFLNGDTHHEQWREIYAKLEEVEARVRALGHVPATEGNVLHDVEEEDKERAIYQHSEKLAMAFALATTPAGTSIQVIKNLRICVDCHAVAKLVSKAYRRVITVRDRARFHRFQDGECSCGDYW, from the coding sequence ATGACGGGGGCGCCGGCGGAGGCTCTTCTAGAGGAACTCATACGGCGGTGCGCCACCTTCCCCCACGTCAAGCAGCTCCACGCCCACCTTCTCGCCACTGGACTCTTCCGCCGATCTCCTCGGCTGCGCGTCGCATTTCTCGAGCTCTGTTCCCTTTCCCCTTTCGGCGATCTCACTCACGCCCTCGCCGCATTCCGCTCCGCCTCCCACACCACCACCAACGACTGGAATACCATCATCCGCGGCATCGCTTCTGGTCCTGACCCCGCCTCTTCCTTCGTCCTCTTCTCCCATATGCTTTCGATCTCCCCTCCTCGCCCCGACGCCCTCACCCTGTCCTTCACCGCCCGCGCCGCGGCTCGCTCTTCGGCCGGACCCGCCGCCCTCCAGCTCCATGCCCTTGCCCTACGCCTCGGCCTCGCCGCTGACGTGCGGTTACTCACTACTCTCCTCGATGCCTACGCCAAGTGCTCCCTCCCCGATGCCGCCCTTCAGTTGTTCGACGAAATGCCGCTTCGAGACGTCGCCGCCTGGAACGCCCTCCTCGCGGGACTCGCTCTTGGCCCTCATCCCCACACAGCGCTCGCTCTCTTCCGCCGCATGATATCCTCGTCGCTTCCTGATCGGGAGTCCCCCAACGAGGTCACCATCATCGCCGCCGCTTCTGCTTGCGCTCAGCTTGGCACCGCCCAGGACGCCGACGCTGTCCACGAATTTGCCCGGCAGCGCGGCCTCGACGCCGATATACGTGTTCGCAACGTCCTCGTGGACACCTACGCTAAGTGCGGCGCCCTGGACCGCGCGCTCGACGTCTTCCGTTCCACCCCTCGTAAGACGCTCGTCTCCTGGAACACCGCCCTCATGGCTCTCGCGATGCACGGGCACGGCGCCCGCGCTCTCCGCCTCTTCGAGGCCGAGATGCTCCCCTCCTCTGGCGTCGTTCCCGACGCCATCACCTACCTCGCCGTCCTCTGTGGGTGTGTCCACGCCGGCCTGGTGGACGACGGTCTCCGTGTCTTCCACTCGATGCGCGGCGTCCGCCCGACGGCCAAACATTACGGCGCGGTGGTGGACCTTCTCGGCAGGGCTGGCCGTCTGGCGGAGGCGCGCGCGCTCGTGGACGCCATGCCCTTCGCCCCGGACGCGGTGCTTTGGCAGACGCTGCTGGGGGCGGCGCGCACCCACGGGGATGTGGTGCTTGCGGAGCACGCGGCCGATGCTCTGGCGGCGAGAGGCTCCAGGACGTGCGGCGAGTACGTGCTTCTGTCGAACGTGTACGCGGTGAAGGCGCGGTGGGGCGACGTGGGGCGAGTGCGGGACGCGATGCAGGGTGACGACGTGCGGAAGGTGCCGGGGTTCAGCTACACGGAGGTGGGCGGTGAACTGCACCGGTTCCTGAACGGCGACACGCATCACGAGCAGTGGAGGGAGATCTACGCGAAGCTGGAGGAGGTGGAGGCGCGAGTGAGGGCACTGGGGCACGTGCCGGCGACGGAGGGGAACGTGTTGCACGACGTGGAGGAGGAGGACAAGGAGCGGGCTATCTACCAACACAGTGAGAAACTGGCTATGGCGTTCGCGTTGGCGACGACGCCGGCGGGGACCTCGATACAGGTGATAAAGAACCTGCGCATCTGCGTTGACTGCCACGCCGTGGCCAAACTCGTCTCCAAAGCTTATCGGCGGGTGATCACGGTGCGCGATCGAGCAAGATTCCACCGGTTCCAAGATGGAGAATGTTCTTGTGGCGATTACTGGTGA